The Strix aluco isolate bStrAlu1 chromosome 1, bStrAlu1.hap1, whole genome shotgun sequence genome has a window encoding:
- the LOC141928038 gene encoding sterile alpha motif domain-containing protein 9-like — MENADTEKKETSHSYQCIEQWTKEEVTQWATEIVKIDQKYAEILFNQDVTGSTLKLMTKADFVEMGIPHGPALKIMYFLKKHDIIATGSNQAVEQEGTQQSLDGEGEDVEIAKKECKEKYGSFNSSLLQDSKTEPTEDKKAVKSADKENVSKKPVSNSQHPTGRMCMPYPFDNFSDGTRYIQYNILNVPETGPLNLIDPAHEFKLLTNTEKALEEDIMMKFSNEVFRFAAACMNSRTNGTIHFGVRDDPHGEIEGIKVTMKEAYAKHLNKLIGKYFNEQYISIAKACIREPRFVEVLFQNGAPSHMFVIEIDVVPKHCICEKKYFCTNRYDYESKSWKKAVFIRDRASSKDIKNTKEFDTFKGSLTTLADFRKRAEEDYNLKQKKSMNEGLKLVSLLTGNRDSLDRSYYDYYILVTNKCHPSQTLQLDFLQEIKWFAVLDFDFESEMNGVLGTYKKNQNAKLHFPDYYENKVGSVSEQAEKLKLHQETNWIFCNGGSDFKGNKELPLDPTSWQRDRAAGVRRIISFLTHKDVKRSGKFLIVFLLLSTVEDSADPLTETFMTFYQELKGLEYMVCICIGAGTYQRWKDLLHARGISEEALSNKCVSNLTLQMVNGTIIKLKSVTQSSERLLSSVGHSTVLLKKKEDSMAALEILCENECKDTGIEKDADKFKNFMKEREEDFYRGGKVSWWNFYFSSENYTSDFIRRDGYEKLERLIVSSSRSANQAPVKIINLYHHPGCGGTTLAMHILWDLRKQFRCAVLKSKPNDFGTQLTTLLTCGANNDTGYLPVLLLVDDFEEQEDVYFLQKEIQVAITEKCITYVTPLVIILNCMRSQNPDECSTINFLNSISLKHTLSEKEQRAFDQKLKHIEKVHPNPDNFYSFMIMKENFDPQYIEKVVKNTLHNLNTASKPAQLFCYLTLLNSYVRKSTVSVSLCEEFLGINSQEIGCRKDRLIENMGICSNILIYDQVHEYTRYKGLRIIHPLIASHCLTELKQTYDLPKSEITLQLLKEDLFYKTSLKQDKLIRDIQTLLITRQRKEHGDESDTLFSPLIEAIHREEKCSNVEYVLKQASARFEQNSYICQALARYFYIKEKKFDPALYWAKEARQRAQHNSYITDTLGQVFKSKLRYCVECQAKSAVLTAEELKYLLELAVNASQAFRESQWQAENGDNKQYLQHQNLKRKFQMYNTAGYQGEIETSLYVIDILWHVPFFCKKDLQCRKNMTKYLSGNSVLNVDNPNTESEMFKVLEHHSSFLCSLRSRLKRAFDFFEDYFVFFKTQTNEKEIIDAKLYEKVQEHFTKYREIFCDFSFEQLKSKQVSKWPMSQHIEAYRDTLEASKAGSFSGILDYLHRNHRNADREIEDIVEAYGFLCKNNAKATQKDKQNLILANVVLNCIKPKSTKLLSLEMLRSLLLSILQEVKPTSQCVEPFFLASLLFWPQNTKQLNEDSRKMETFVRCLTESFKELYGTLHRSRQPLTLFYLGKGSGLNRFVHKGKIDQLFSSLSEQELNSLWQSGNIWKEQAVQDMLLPLQGRAEGKVIYVDYGSNETFRIPVQSVPSCLLKNGPNIVRVSFYLGFSIAGLLAYNTQSLSLKQ, encoded by the coding sequence atggaaaatgcagacactgaaaaaaaagagacatcacATTCATATCAATGTATTGAACAGTGGACAAAAGAGGAAGTCACACAATGGGCAACTGAAATTGTTAAGATTGACCAGAAATATGCAGAAATCTTGTTTAACCAAGATGTGACTGGGTCTACTTTGAAACTGATGACTAAAGCAGATTTTGTGGAAATGGGCATACCTCATGGGCCTGctcttaaaataatgtatttcctgAAAAAGCATGACATTATAGCTACAGGCTCAAACCAGGCTGTGGAACAAGAAGGCACTCAGCAGAGTCTTGATGGAGAAGGAGAAGATGTAGAAATTGCAAAGAAAGAGTGCAAGGAGAAATATGGGTCATTTAATTCCAGTTTACTGCAGGATTCTAAGACAGAGcccacagaagacaaaaaagcagtgaaatcagCTGACAAAGAGAATGTTTCAAAGAAACCAGTGTCAAACAGCCAGCACCCAACTGGAAGGATGTGTATGCCATATCCTTTTGATAATTTCAGTGATGGTACTCGATACATACAGTATAATATTCTTAATGTCCCTGAAACAGGGCCACTCAATCTCATTGATCCAGCACATGAATTCAAATTACTTACCAACACAGAGAAGGCACTAGAAGAGGATATCATGATGAAATTTAGCAATGAAGTCTTTAGGTTTGCTGCAGCCTGCATGAACTCCCGCACAAATGGCACTATTCATTTTGGAGTTCGTGATGATCCACATGGGGAAATTGAAGGAATAAAAGTTACCATGAAAGAAGCATACGCTAAGCATTTGAATAAATTAATTGGAAAATACTTTAATGAGCAATACATCAGCATTGCAAAAGCTTGCATTAGAGAACCTAGATTTGTGGAAGTATTATTTCAAAATGGAGCTCCATCGCATATGTTTGTCATTGAAATAGATGTGGTTCCCAAACACTgcatctgtgaaaaaaaatatttctgtaccaACAGATACGACTACGAGAGTAAGAGTTGGAAAAAAGCTGTCTTCATCCGGGATAGAGCTAGTtccaaagatattaaaaatacaaaagaatttgatACTTTTAAAGGTAGCTTGACAACTTTAGCAGATTTTCgtaaaagagcagaggaagactATAACTTAAAGCAGAAGAAATCAATGAATGAAGGACTAAAGCTAGTTAGTCTGCTTACGGGTAATAGGGACTCACTAGATAGATCTTATTACGACTACTACATTTTGGTAACAAACAAGTGCCACCCAAGTCAAACTTTGCAGTTAGACtttttgcaggaaataaaatggTTTGCTGTGCTTGACTTTGATTTTGAATCAGAAATGAATGGCGTGTTAGGGacttacaaaaaaaatcaaaatgccaaACTTCACTTCCCAGATTATTATGAAAACAAGGTGGGTTCAGTTTCTGAACAAGCTGAAAAGCTGAAACTGCATCAGGAGACCAACTGGATTTTCTGCAATGGTGGATCAGACTTCAAAGGCAATAAGGAACTACCATTAGATCCCACTTCATGGCAACGAGACAGGGCTGCTGGTGTCAGAAGAATTATATCGTTTCTTACACACAAAGATGTAAAGCGGAGTGGAAAGTTTTTAATagtgtttcttttgctttccacaGTGGAAGATTCAGCAGATCCCCTTACTGAGACTTTTATGACATTTTACCAAGAATTAAAGGGACTAGAATACATGGTCTGCATTTGTATTGGTGCAGGTACATACCAGCGATGGAAAGATCTTCTTCATGCTAGAGGCATTAGTGAGGAAGCACTTTCAAACAAATGTGTTTCTAATTTAACCCTGCAAATGGTAAATGGTACCatcataaaattaaaatcagtgacACAGTCTTCTGAAAGACTTCTCTCCTCTGTTGGTCATTCTACCGTTCTtctaaagaagaaagaagactCCATGGCAGCATTGGAAATACTTTGTGAAAATGAATGCAAAGACACAGGAATAGAAAAGGATgcagataaatttaaaaatttcatGAAAGAGCGTGAAGAAGATTTTTATCGAGGTGGTAAAGTATCATGGTggaatttctatttttcttctgaaaattataCTTCAGATTTTATCAGAAGGGATGGTTATGAAAAGCTTGAACGCCTAATTGTTTCTTCATCTAGGAGTGCTAATCAAGCACCTGTAAAAATTATCAACCTTTACCACCACCCAGGCTGTGGTGGGACAACGTTAGCTATGCATATCCTTTGGGATCTCCGGAAGCAATTCAGATGTGCTGTTCTGAAGAGCAAACCAAATGATTTTGGAACACAGCTGACAACTTTACTCACCTGTGGAGCAAACAACGACACAGGCTATTTACCAGTGTTACTTCTTGTGGATGATTTTGAAGAGCAAGAAGATGTCtattttctgcaaaaagaaattcaagtggctataacagaaaaatgcattacTTATGTAACTCCTTTAGTGATCATTCTAAACTGTATGAGATCTCAGAATCCTGATGAATGTTCAACAATCAATTTCTTgaacagtatttctttaaaacatacGCTTTCTGAAAAAGAGCAAAGGGCCTTTGATCAGAAACTGAAACACATTGAAAAGGTGCATCCGAATCCTGACAATTTCTATTCATTTATGATTATGAAGGAAAACTTTGATCCACAGTATATAGAAAAAGTGGTAAAAAATACCTTGCATAACTTGAATACTGCCTCTAAACCAGCACAGCTTTTTTGCTATCTAACACTCTTAAACTCATATGTAAGAAAATCTACAGTTTCAGTATCACTATGTGAAGAATTCTTAGGAATTAATTCTCAAGAGATTGGCTGCAGGAAAGATAGATTGATAGAAAACATGGGAATTTGTTCCAATATTCTAATATATGATCAGGTACATGAATACACGAGATACAAAGGTCTTCGTATCATTCATCCATTGATAGCATCTCACTGCCTAACAGAATTGAAACAAACCTATGACTTGCCTAAAAGTGAAATTACATTGCAGTTATTGAAAGAAGATTTATTTTATAAGACTTCATTAAAGCAAGACAAACTTATTCGTGATATACAAACCTTGCTGATTACTAGACAGCGCAAGGAACATGGCGATGAGTCAGACACATTGTTTTCCCCCTTAATTGAAGCCATTCATAGGGAAGAAAAGTGTAGTAACGTGGAATATGTGTTAAAACAAGCATCCGCTAGATTTGAGCAAAACAGTTACATTTGTCAAGCCTTAGCAAGATACTTCtacattaaagaaaagaaatttgacCCTGCATTATACTGGGCCAAAGAAGCCAGACAAAGAGCACAACACAATTCATACATAACAGATACACTAGGTCAAGTCTTCAAAAGTAAGCTACGATACTGTGTAGAGTGCCAAGCAAAGAGTGCAGTCCTGACAGCTGAGGAACTCAAATACTTGCTAGAGCTTGCTGTGAATGCTTCACAGGCTTTCAGAGAATCTCAGTGGCAAGCTGAAAATGGAGACAATAAACAATATTTGCAGCATCAAAACCTTAAAAGAAAGTTCCAAATGTACAATACTGCTGGTTATCAGGGAGAGATAGAAACTAGTCTTTATGTTATTGACATCCTTTGGCATGTTccttttttctgcaaaaaagacTTACAGTGTAGAAAAAATATGACAAAGTACCTATCAGGAAATAGTGTTCTGAATGTAGATAACCCTAACACAGAGAGTGAAATGTTCAAGGTTCTTGAACATCATTCCAGCTTTTTATGTAGTTTGCGATCGCGGTTGAAAAGGGCATTTGACTTTTTTGAAGACTACTTTGTGTTTTTCAAAACACAGaccaatgaaaaagaaatcatagATGCAAAATTGTATGAGAAGGTTCAAGAACATTTTACCAAATACAGAGaaatattctgtgatttcagttttGAGCAACTGAAAAGTAAACAGGTCTCAAAGTGGCCCATGTCTCAGCATATAGAAGCCTACAGGGACACTCTGGAGGCTTCCAAAGCAGGCTCATTTTCTGGCATTTTGGATTACCtccacagaaatcacagaaatgcTGACAGAGAAATAGAAGACATAGTAGAAGCATATGGATTTTTGTGTAAGAACAATGCAAAAGCAACTCAGAAAGACAAACAGAATTTGATTTTGGCAAATGTTGTTCTGAACTGCATTAAACCTAAATCCACTAAGTTATTATCTTTGGAGATGCTGAGAAGTCTGCTTCTAAGCATTCTACAGGAAGTGAAACCAACTTCACAGTGTGTAGAGCCTTTCTTCCTAGCCTCCTTGTTGTTCTGGccccaaaatacaaaacaactAAATGAAGATTCCAGGAAAATGGAAACTTTTGTTAGATGCTTAACTGAGTCTTTTAAAGAGCTCTATGGAACCCTGCATCGTTCCAGGCAGCCTCTGACTCTTTTCTatctggggaaaggcagtggcCTGAACAGATTtgttcacaaaggaaaaatagatcAGCTTTTTAGTTCACTTTCAGAACAGGAACTGAATTCCCTCTGGCAGAGTGGAAATATCTGGAAGGAACAGGCTGTTCAAGATATGTTGCTTCCTTTACAGGGAAGAGCTGAGGGTAAGGTTATCTATGTAGACTATGGCAGCAATGAAACCTTTCGGATACCAGTGCAGTCTGTTCCCTCATGCCTATTGAAAAATGGCCCAAACATAGTAAGAGTATCTTTTTACCTTGGTTTTTCTATTGCTGGTCTCCTGGCATACAACACACAAAGTTTGTCATTAAAACAATAG